The Impatiens glandulifera chromosome 8, dImpGla2.1, whole genome shotgun sequence genome includes a window with the following:
- the LOC124913327 gene encoding F-box only protein 6-like, which translates to MMESDETSNRKISRNESTVFSSLEMSPEIWGKFPDDLIEMVRARLPVATFFRFLKVNKKWNSILTSHTFRERYAQIPITQPWFYTINHINANKAAMYDPSSKKWHHPKIHSLRQKLVIFPIASVDGIVCFVNINHTRFFVGNPLTQTLKELPAMSNIVLSRVVVGMWMNGKSSVEGYKIICINGQGLYVIYDSIKNTWYEPGVMPTMRMLPLYLSLRSQAISIDGNLYFMCSNPEGIISYNMLSGVWNHFLVPNPDVLMAHRILLECGGRIMLVGSMVSDIESCVSVCIWELQKMMLLWKEVDRMPSELCLKSDGKNTQMVCMGSKDLILLSLGSEKMNKLITYDVFKKEWLEVSGYIFPQRGKAHLRFVHGIAFYPCITAIA; encoded by the coding sequence ATGATGGAATCCGATGAAACTTCTAATAGGAAAATAAGTAGAAATGAGTCTACCGTGTTTTCGTCTCTTGAAATGTCACCTGAGATATGGGGTAAATTTCCGGATGACCTCATTGAAATGGTTAGGGCGAGACTCCCAGTGGCTACCTTCTTTCGTTTTCTTAAGGTTAATAAAAAGTGGAACTCTATATTGACTTCCCATACCTTTCGTGAACGATATGCTCAAATTCCCATCACCCAACCATGGTTCTACACCATCAACCACATCAATGCAAATAAGGCAGCCATGTACGATCCCTCCTCGAAGAAATGGCACCATCCAAAAATTCATTCTCTCCGACAGAAGTTGGTTATCTTCCCTATTGCTTCTGTTGACGGTATTGTTTGTTTTGTCAATATTAATCATACGCGTTTCTTCGTGGGTAACCCGCTTACTCAGACACTCAAGGAGCTTCCGGCTATGTCAAACATTGTTTTGTCTAGAGTAGTAGTTGGAATGTGGATGAATGGAAAATCTTCAGTTGAGGGCTACAAGATCATCTGCATCAATGGGCAGGGCCTGTACGTAATTTATGACTCTATCAAGAATACTTGGTATGAACCGGGAGTTATGCCGACGATGAGAATGTTGCCATTGTATTTGAGCTTGCGCTCGCAGGCAATCTCTATCGACGGTAATCTCTACTTCATGTGTTCGAATCCAGAAGGTATAATCTCCTACAATATGTTGTCGGGCGTTTGGAATCATTTTTTAGTCCCGAATCCTGATGTTTTGATGGCTCACCGGATTCTCTTGGAGTGTGGGGGACGGATCATGCTCGTTGGTTCAATGGTAAGTGACATAGAATCGTGTGTTTCTGTTTGTATTTGGGAGTTACAAAAAATGATGTTACTATGGAAGGAGGTCGACAGGATGCCAAGTGAGTTGTGCTTGAAATCAGACGGGAAGAACACTCAAATGGTTTGTATGGGTAGCAAAGACTTGATCTTGTTGTCACTTGGATCTGAAAAAATGAACAAATTGATTACTTATGATGTTTTCAAGAAAGAATGGTTGGAAGTTTCGGGGTATATATTTCCCCAAAGAGGAAAGGCTCATCTAAGGTTTGTACATGGAATCGCGTTTTATCCTTGCATTACAGCAATAGCGTAA